TGTTTGGTTAGCAACCATATTTGCCATGCCTAACTTTAGccctaaaaaaaaaatcaatagaAGAATCAGAAAGATATCTTTTGTAGGCTAAGACAGTGATGGCAAAGGCTGACATCAACAAACTACATGCTAATTCTGCACTCAAATGTTAATAGCATACAGAgagaatgaccattgcccttaCTTGGATTGATGTATAATATCAATTCCAAATACAAAAAAAAGAACAGTTTCAGCAGACAGCAGGCATAGAAATGAATACTAGTCCTTGAAGAGTCCACGAACAGAATTAGTATTCAATTATTGTTATATGGAAATGAACTGATAGGCAAGTCCCTAGCCCCAGGTAATCTAGTATTCACATTTTCACCAAAAATCACATGAATTAATTAGGTTTTGTACTGTTTCAGAACAATGGATAAGCCTACATCCATAGTTCCAAACAAAAAGACGATGACATGGTATGTTCTAACTTGCAAGCAAACAAGCCCAGTGGAGATCTCAAGGCAAGCGCTCCAGAGTAACCGACACATAGGAACACCATTAGAACATATAGACCACTCGTAAGAATTTAGGCCTTAACTCAGTTGCTAGTATCCTTAAATTCAGGCATAACCGAGTGTTCAAGAGAAGTCCACAATACATGGATCTTGGTCTCCTTCAGACTCACCACAAGCTGTAACCTGTTGTTACAACCAGCTCCTTATATTGACACTTTATTATTAAGTTACATTACATGTTCAGGCCCATTCCTGAATTCTTGTCTCGTGGTAAAATGTGTACAGAAAAAGAACTTGAAAGAGAGTAGAGAATGAAGTGGTGAACAGTACATCTTCAAGTTCTGCCCCAAAACTTCTACTCCATAGGACATAAGATTATGATCATTGCATCAAGAGCTAGTAAACATCGAAGAGCAAGAATGGCAGCTGATATTAGTTAGCTGTAGAAGAGATTTTTAGCAAGCTTTTCCCATTACAGTTTGTTGCCAAACTAATCTCATGTGAAGATCTACCAATACCTTATGGAACACAGCAGCAAAAGAATGAAGGTCACAACAGCTAACGAAGCAAAACGGCAGTTATGGACTTACGGTCATGATTTAGGGTCAATGGTTCATAAGGGTAAATTGATCCTGTATGTAATGTGGAGGTCAGGGCAAGCAAAAAAATGACCAGCTCATTACTAACAAATCCATAAATTTATGAAAAATCCAGCTTATATACATGTATCCAAACATTATTGTATCAAGCTAGAAATTATTTCACACACTGAAGGCGCAGTATTTCATCTCGAGCATGCAGGAGCGCATAATTGTCAGAACAACGTAATAATTAAAAATATCCCAAAATCTCTAGAAACAGGAGGCAGATTTGTACCAGTCGCGGTAGCATTTAATGCACATAGCGTGGCTACAAGTTGGAAGAACAACTTTGCTGTTTATCTCCATGCATATGCCACATTCCTCCTCTATATTATCATCGATCTCAGATATCACAGTTTTCTGATCCTCATCTCGTTTTCTGTACCTCTCTAGACATATTGCTTTCTGTTTTTTATCCTCCACTTCATTGATTCCTTCATGTAATTGCATCAAGGAGGGAAATATGACAGCTGCCAAAAACAACTGAGAGCTAATGAACAAGAGAGTAAGGATAATAAATGTGCAAAGAAAATATCATTCAAAAGGTTCTCAAAGGTATGCACTaaaaaaaaaagggcagacccagtgccggaggctcccacatgagtggggtctggggaagggaaaaaccgaggcaagccttccccccgcaaaatctgcggagaggctgcttcaaacccacgacctggtgactcagtgagacatctctcaccactgcaccaggcctgcccttctctCAAAGGTATGCACTATACCATAAAATTCCCTGATGCTTGCTTTTCTTTCATGAGTACACATGGTGGTTGTCCCATCAGCATAAACCTGCACATTTAATATAATTGTGACATTAACTCAGGTGCTGAGCCACCATTAGAAATTAGAGAAGGGGAGAAACTTGGTTCTAATACAGGAATGTTGGTCAACCTTATAAATTAGAATCCTCAACAGCCCAAGTGCACCAGCAAGGTTGCAGTCTGTCCACTGcacaagaaaaaggaaaaagtggGCAGCAGGGCAGTACGCCATCCTCATCTGAAGGCAGGCGCCATCGTATTCCCTTCGAAATTCAGAAGCACTGCATTTTTACAAACTAGCAATGAATTCTTGGTAATGTACTgaagccgggggggggggggggggggggggggggggggggggggggacctaAATGATGACTTGCCAGGCCAACTAGGCCGTGAAACAAACCATGAATAGTAGTTAAATTCATCATTACAGCCTTGTTAGCCAAATGATATTAGGGCGGTGTTTAGTTGGCCAAAGTTTGCGCAGGCAAACTTTGCATAGTGAAGATTccctactgtagcatttcgtttgtatttgtgaattattgtccaaacattgactaattaggctcaaaagattcgtctcgcaaagttaaagcaaactgtgcaattagtttttgatttcgtctacatttagtactccatgcatgtaccgcaagtttgatgtgatgggaatcttctttttgcatagtgcacttTTCAGGAGtttggaggaactaaacaagggctagctCTCATGGTGCCTTGTATGTTTGCAGACATAAGATTCCATCACAATTACCAAAGGACAATAAAATCAATGATGGCACTAATTGAGAGACAACAGATGCCACAAAGGCGGAAGCGCATGACACTAGCAAAAAGAAGACGAATTTGATACAGCAACAAGAGGAATTCCGAGATGGCAACTCAAAAAAGGCTCCCACATTGCAGAGCTTCACCAACAAAAGGAGATTTGGCCAAAAATGTAACAGATTTGCTGACAGGTGGTAGTGTGAGAAGCTACTGGCAGCAAACTTTAGTCATTTACAGAAACTAATTAAACCCCAaacacaacaaaactacaaaaagTGAagtggtgtatatatatatacgtactgttctgtagctggccacagaataagttattctgtagccactttgagttacgataattactatactaatttacgagattatggtaactccCTCCTAAGTGATTTagtataacattatggtaagtatcatcttgaattatagtaacccatgtatcgtaaatgtgtattgtcatcaTCGTAAATtagtacaaacattatcgtaaatcaaggtggctatagaataagttattctgtggccagctgcagaataacccatatatatatatatatatatatatatatatatatatatatatatatatatatatatatatatatatatatatatatatatatatatatatatatatatatgagggcGACTCTCATTCTATATAGGTATCACAATCAACAACGCATCATATCTAATCTAGATATTTTGGTTGGGACCAAGGAACCAAAAGGTGACTACTAGCCGTGTCCCATGATCTAATTTCTAACCCATTATTAGATTCCAGACCTGAAATAACCCAAGCAACTCTGTCCTAAAACAAATCAACAGAGCAATTCCGCGGCTAGGTACTAGCACCCAGTGTCCGAGCTCAAAATACCTGGAATAGGCACCGGTCAAAGGACAGTAACAGACGATCTCTGTCCTCTCAGCTGAACAAGTGAGCGAACAGTGAACATGACGCGAGAAGAAAGGCGAGCTTCACTACTACTCACATCGAGTTGGCGTGCTGGATGTCGGCCTCGAGCACCTTGAGCGAGTCCCTGAACGACCTTCCCATGGACACCACCTCCGGGAgcgctccgcctccacctccagcACCGCGACCATCCAAGCCCCGGCC
Above is a genomic segment from Miscanthus floridulus cultivar M001 chromosome 3, ASM1932011v1, whole genome shotgun sequence containing:
- the LOC136542759 gene encoding E3 ubiquitin-protein ligase AIRP2-like, with protein sequence MGRSFRDSLKVLEADIQHANSIASEFRREYDGACLQMRMAYCPAAHFFLFLVQWTDCNLAGALGLLRILIYKVYADGTTTMCTHERKASIREFYAVIFPSLMQLHEGINEVEDKKQKAICLERYRKRDEDQKTVISEIDDNIEEECGICMEINSKVVLPTCSHAMCIKCYRDWRSRSQSCPFCRDSLKRVNSADLWVYTDNKDIVDVETVRRENLRRLFMYIDKLPTVIPESVFDVYDSHVK